A section of the Kribbella sp. HUAS MG21 genome encodes:
- the eccB gene encoding type VII secretion protein EccB codes for MATRKDQLQSHQFSVQRMVSALVTRETDPEQPPFKRVTAAAFGGVAIMIVALAVVGVYGMVVPGGNTAWSKGDTVIVEKETGTRFVYIDGHLHPVTNYVSALLALGKKGTTRRVSQRSLTGVPRGPRIGIPDAPDALPPANKLLSGGWTLCSQPALDQSGARSSESVLMIGQQPSGGTAMADAAMLVEVIETGDQYLISKGYRHRITKSDTVTVGLALSSEPWARVGAAFVAALPDGEPIAPIKLAGIGLPSTAVPDRPKTLAGQLFVVRTSGGGTQHYLATQRTLLPISELQFDIQRAYRPMKAAYGGKAPAAIELSLLSVGQAAQPTTTAEEGRAPRSRPAFVAPRDGLGTVCATFAPGAELPAIAIDPAMPARDAMTATVKRGRAGTALADRIVVPPGTAAVVEARQSKQAQSGTLGLVTDLGRAYALSDPKVLAALGYENVQPVEIPAALLARVPQGPALNPATALQPTT; via the coding sequence ATGGCAACCAGGAAGGATCAGCTGCAGTCGCACCAGTTCTCGGTGCAGCGGATGGTCTCCGCGCTGGTCACCCGGGAGACCGATCCGGAGCAGCCGCCGTTCAAGCGGGTCACCGCGGCAGCGTTCGGCGGCGTGGCGATCATGATCGTCGCGCTGGCCGTGGTCGGCGTCTACGGAATGGTGGTCCCGGGCGGCAACACGGCCTGGAGCAAGGGCGACACCGTCATCGTCGAGAAGGAGACCGGCACCCGGTTCGTCTACATCGACGGCCACCTGCACCCGGTCACGAACTACGTGTCGGCCCTGCTCGCCCTCGGGAAGAAGGGCACGACGCGCCGGGTCTCGCAACGGTCCCTCACCGGGGTGCCCCGGGGCCCGCGGATCGGGATCCCGGACGCGCCGGACGCGTTGCCTCCGGCGAACAAGCTGCTCAGCGGCGGCTGGACGCTGTGCTCGCAGCCGGCCCTGGACCAGAGCGGTGCGCGGTCCAGCGAGTCGGTGCTGATGATCGGTCAGCAGCCGTCCGGCGGCACCGCGATGGCGGACGCCGCGATGCTCGTCGAGGTGATCGAGACCGGCGACCAGTACCTGATCAGCAAGGGCTACCGGCACCGGATCACGAAGTCCGACACGGTCACGGTCGGACTGGCGCTGTCGTCCGAACCGTGGGCACGGGTCGGTGCGGCGTTCGTCGCGGCGCTGCCGGACGGCGAACCGATCGCGCCGATCAAGCTCGCGGGCATCGGCCTGCCGTCGACCGCCGTACCCGATCGCCCGAAGACGCTGGCCGGCCAGCTGTTCGTCGTCCGGACGTCGGGCGGCGGCACCCAGCACTACCTCGCGACGCAGCGCACGCTGCTGCCGATCTCGGAGCTGCAGTTCGACATCCAGCGCGCGTACCGCCCGATGAAGGCGGCGTACGGCGGGAAGGCGCCGGCCGCGATCGAACTGAGCCTGCTGTCGGTCGGCCAGGCCGCGCAGCCGACGACCACCGCGGAGGAGGGGCGCGCGCCGCGCAGCCGGCCGGCGTTCGTGGCGCCGCGGGACGGCCTCGGGACGGTCTGCGCGACCTTCGCGCCCGGCGCCGAGCTGCCGGCGATCGCGATCGACCCGGCGATGCCCGCGCGCGACGCGATGACCGCGACGGTCAAGCGCGGCCGGGCCGGTACGGCGCTCGCGGACCGGATCGTCGTCCCGCCCGGTACGGCGGCCGTCGTCGAGGCCCGGCAATCCAAGCAGGCCCAGAGCGGGACACTCGGGCTCGTCACCGACCTGGGACGCGCGTACGCGCTGTCCGACCCGAAGGTCCTCGCCGCCCTGGGCTACGAGAACGTCCAGCCGGTCGAGATCCCGGCAGCGCTGCTGGCCCGGGTCCCGCAGGGCCCGGCACTGAACCCGGCGACGGCTTTGCAACCCACCACCTGA
- the eccD gene encoding type VII secretion integral membrane protein EccD, which produces MNITGLVRVTVAAPQRRLDLALPEQAALAEILPGLLTKAGEHLADQGAPGGGWVLRRADGAELNLGRTLGSHRVRDGEILHLVSRGLEWPELEYDDLVDAVASGAGKLGVPWTARHTRIAGLTGAALAVLVVMAVVLRRGAPWAEAATWLLLTSALLTVAGVALARVVGDSGAGALLGGLGLPFAAVGGGLLFAGTATWPAIGAPQVLAAGTALLLAGVACYLGIVDSGTLFAAATSTGLLGLVAGWTGTADTLDGADVAAMLGAAAFAFSPLLGPLALRIGRLPMPILPRTTADLVRDDPQPPRKHVYGAVVRADGLLTGMLAGVAVALSVCMVLLTADRSTPATVLTGLLTAGCLLRARIYPVVKHRLMLLVAALTGIACLVLGPLSASTPDPVSLVVPSMLLLAAITIFCGLRYSTKLPSPYLSRYAEILEVLVTLALIPLACSVLGLYAVVRGWGG; this is translated from the coding sequence ATGAACATCACAGGTCTGGTCCGCGTGACTGTCGCCGCGCCTCAACGGCGCCTCGACCTGGCGCTGCCGGAACAGGCAGCGCTCGCCGAGATCCTCCCCGGCCTGCTCACCAAGGCCGGCGAACACCTCGCCGACCAGGGCGCCCCGGGTGGCGGCTGGGTCCTGCGCCGCGCCGACGGCGCCGAGCTGAACCTCGGCCGCACCCTCGGCTCGCACCGGGTCCGGGACGGCGAGATCCTGCACCTGGTGTCCCGCGGCCTCGAATGGCCCGAACTGGAGTACGACGACCTGGTCGACGCGGTCGCCTCCGGTGCCGGCAAGCTCGGCGTACCGTGGACCGCCCGGCACACCCGGATCGCCGGTCTGACCGGTGCGGCGCTCGCCGTACTGGTCGTGATGGCGGTCGTGCTGCGCCGCGGCGCGCCCTGGGCCGAGGCCGCGACCTGGCTCCTGCTGACGTCGGCCCTGCTGACCGTCGCAGGCGTCGCGCTGGCCCGCGTGGTAGGAGATTCCGGCGCGGGTGCGCTGCTCGGCGGTCTCGGTCTGCCGTTCGCCGCGGTGGGTGGCGGTCTGCTGTTCGCCGGTACGGCGACGTGGCCCGCGATCGGCGCGCCACAGGTCCTTGCCGCCGGTACGGCGTTGCTGCTCGCCGGAGTCGCGTGCTATCTGGGGATCGTGGACAGCGGCACGCTGTTCGCGGCCGCCACGAGCACCGGACTGCTCGGACTGGTCGCCGGCTGGACCGGCACCGCGGACACGCTGGACGGCGCCGACGTGGCCGCGATGCTCGGCGCCGCCGCGTTCGCGTTCTCGCCGCTGCTCGGCCCGCTCGCGCTCCGCATCGGCCGGTTGCCGATGCCGATCCTGCCGCGAACGACCGCCGACCTGGTCCGCGACGATCCACAACCTCCCCGAAAGCACGTGTACGGCGCTGTCGTCCGAGCGGACGGTCTGCTCACCGGCATGCTGGCGGGCGTGGCCGTCGCCCTCTCGGTGTGTATGGTGCTGCTGACCGCGGACCGCAGTACGCCGGCGACCGTGCTCACCGGCCTGCTCACCGCCGGATGCTTGCTGCGGGCAAGGATCTATCCGGTGGTGAAACACCGGCTGATGCTGCTCGTCGCGGCGCTCACCGGTATCGCCTGCCTGGTGCTCGGTCCGCTGAGCGCGTCGACGCCCGACCCGGTCTCGCTGGTCGTCCCCTCGATGCTCCTGCTGGCCGCGATCACGATCTTCTGCGGCCTGCGGTACAGCACCAAGCTGCCGAGTCCGTACCTGAGCCGGTACGCCGAGATTCTCGAGGTGCTCGTGACGCTGGCGCTGATCCCGCTCGCGTGCTCGGTACTCGGTCTGTACGCCGTCGTCCGGGGCTGGGGAGGCTGA
- a CDS encoding protein kinase yields MTLMAEISPDALVPRATGPVATVYLVAPPGGRTAVLKVYPQPLDRRTYSGVEVEQAKLAGLRCAPSIVRVESLDDLPDGRTGLRMEFCPQSLPDLVASGPLPIGDVVVLGQILSSVLAEAHDAGLVHGGVTPSNVLERPSGQPALADFGLALRLRFPRDLMADAAYTAPEVLREGELSEAADVYGLGAVLYLALTGRPPFPARTGEPPDGVVLRVLRESPAEVTGRDVPPALSALLLRMMAKEPDARPEAASVVREFEALLAGVGAVPGDELDFDDFRDELAAGRSVPVAVVEAPKKKPPKPPREKAAGGKSRKPLLLGAGAAVALVAVLPVVFRPGGGDTAERPAPAPVVSTPSPAPTSPEQPTIKLNPPVDKGTSVDLSWSASRVLRYAVVVAEQGSKKPKVTYLGRATRLTVQVSSGLKYCFQIQGEEAGALFESAPVPIRGASCRK; encoded by the coding sequence ATGACGCTGATGGCCGAGATCTCGCCCGACGCGCTGGTGCCGCGCGCCACCGGACCGGTGGCCACGGTGTACCTGGTGGCGCCGCCCGGTGGGCGGACGGCCGTGCTGAAGGTGTACCCGCAGCCGTTGGATCGGCGGACGTACAGCGGGGTCGAGGTCGAGCAGGCGAAGCTGGCCGGGCTGCGGTGTGCGCCGTCGATCGTGCGGGTGGAGTCGCTGGACGACCTGCCGGACGGGCGGACCGGGTTGCGGATGGAGTTCTGTCCGCAGTCGTTGCCGGACCTGGTCGCGAGCGGGCCGCTGCCGATCGGGGACGTCGTCGTGCTCGGGCAGATCCTCAGCTCGGTGCTCGCCGAGGCGCACGATGCCGGGCTGGTTCACGGCGGGGTGACGCCGTCGAACGTGCTCGAGCGGCCGAGTGGGCAGCCGGCGTTGGCGGACTTCGGGCTGGCGCTCCGGCTGCGGTTCCCGCGCGATCTGATGGCCGATGCGGCGTACACGGCGCCCGAAGTACTGCGCGAGGGCGAGCTGTCCGAGGCGGCCGACGTGTACGGGCTGGGCGCCGTACTGTATCTGGCCCTGACCGGGCGGCCGCCGTTCCCGGCGCGGACCGGTGAGCCGCCGGACGGCGTCGTACTGCGGGTTCTGCGGGAGTCGCCCGCGGAGGTGACGGGGCGGGACGTGCCGCCGGCGTTGTCGGCGCTGCTGCTGCGGATGATGGCGAAGGAGCCGGACGCGCGACCGGAGGCGGCGAGTGTGGTGCGCGAGTTCGAGGCGCTGCTGGCCGGGGTCGGCGCGGTGCCGGGGGACGAGCTGGACTTCGACGACTTCCGGGACGAACTGGCGGCCGGACGGAGTGTGCCGGTGGCTGTGGTCGAGGCTCCCAAGAAGAAGCCGCCGAAGCCGCCGCGGGAGAAGGCTGCAGGCGGGAAGTCGCGCAAACCGTTGCTGCTCGGCGCGGGCGCGGCGGTCGCGCTGGTCGCCGTACTCCCGGTGGTGTTCCGTCCGGGCGGTGGCGACACGGCCGAACGTCCTGCACCAGCGCCGGTCGTCAGCACGCCGAGCCCCGCGCCGACAAGCCCAGAACAGCCCACGATCAAGCTGAATCCACCGGTGGACAAGGGCACCTCGGTCGACCTGAGCTGGTCGGCGTCGCGAGTTCTGCGGTACGCCGTCGTCGTCGCCGAGCAGGGCAGCAAGAAGCCGAAGGTCACGTACCTGGGACGCGCGACGCGGCTGACTGTGCAGGTCAGCAGCGGTTTGAAGTACTGCTTCCAGATCCAGGGCGAAGAAGCCGGGGCCCTCTTCGAGAGCGCTCCGGTGCCGATCCGTGGGGCTAGCTGCCGGAAGTGA
- a CDS encoding fibronectin type III domain-containing protein — MKPSSFRPGRLTEALRGRGRSEATLAAVVAGCVALMSVVVLTGAGAPDNGVKFAQSGHWVYNSVVGRIFHLDGSTGEVDADVEVKGTPPGAQVVQTDKQGYVLSRSRIDQFGKSDLTVLDPIEPPATNEQPVGLEGAGAAFAVYRQAGRVVRFGDQQTIAAPGGPLGDPVVTSDGTLWVHRVNDGNLCRLPLSADRMTCPATAPKGHKGGLSAVGTGAVFVDLTANEVYTLDSGGIGAKAGLGDVDVPDTALVAGNDVGGRVAIVDRDHGRLHLIDVSDKPKAPATTPLPKGSYDRVASSGDGLALLDRKNASLLTLDRDGREVGRTKIPQRPAGGRDKPESNLYRGDDSRVYVENGTGDRVVVVDRDGRTESVEVGPGDDRKATAKPTITPPVKPRTTIPPRTTPPKTTPPKTTPPKPPRSTPPSTRRPETPPPTRKTTPPGRENTPDRPRATPPKTTPPKTKPPTPPKPTAKPGRPGAPLNVSARFVDTDAVVTWGAAAAHGATITSYRLSWTGGSTTVSGATRSALIPGLKSSTAYAFTISAVNSVGAGPAVRSNRIERKWNPAESPRELLVKDDGTSGRLTLGWMQPTMGDGTFLRYEVAIGSRTAPPRVTSTSTQATITGLTDGTAYTFYVRAITRASDGQQVVGKYTSLSATSIAAEAPTKRVVASRGEGTTYGDNCRQPECAYIQIRLENLRPNTTYSMKPYTSEWGNFNPGYSTKTDGKGQLLVPDQFPCSAVGQLTWVTVTGPEGTYTSNKFFWKADD; from the coding sequence GTGAAGCCGAGCTCCTTCCGCCCCGGGCGGCTCACCGAGGCACTCCGCGGGCGTGGCCGTTCGGAGGCCACGCTGGCCGCGGTGGTCGCCGGGTGTGTCGCGCTGATGAGCGTGGTCGTGCTGACCGGGGCGGGCGCGCCGGACAACGGCGTGAAGTTCGCGCAGTCCGGTCACTGGGTCTACAACAGCGTCGTCGGCCGGATCTTCCACCTGGACGGTTCTACCGGTGAGGTGGACGCCGACGTCGAGGTGAAGGGCACGCCGCCGGGAGCGCAGGTCGTGCAGACCGACAAGCAGGGGTACGTGCTGTCGCGGTCGCGGATCGACCAGTTCGGCAAGTCGGACCTGACCGTCCTGGACCCGATCGAGCCGCCGGCGACGAACGAACAGCCGGTCGGCCTCGAGGGTGCGGGTGCGGCGTTCGCCGTGTACCGGCAGGCCGGGCGCGTGGTGCGGTTCGGGGACCAGCAGACGATCGCCGCCCCGGGCGGACCGCTCGGCGACCCGGTGGTGACGTCGGACGGCACGCTCTGGGTGCACCGCGTGAACGACGGCAACCTGTGCCGGCTGCCGCTGTCCGCGGACCGGATGACGTGCCCGGCGACAGCTCCGAAGGGCCACAAGGGCGGGCTGTCGGCGGTCGGTACGGGTGCGGTGTTCGTGGATCTCACCGCGAACGAGGTGTACACGCTCGACAGCGGCGGGATCGGCGCCAAGGCCGGCCTCGGCGATGTCGACGTACCGGACACGGCGCTTGTCGCAGGCAACGATGTCGGCGGCCGGGTGGCGATCGTCGACCGGGACCACGGCCGGCTGCACCTGATCGACGTCTCGGACAAGCCGAAGGCGCCGGCGACGACCCCGCTTCCGAAGGGCAGCTACGACCGGGTGGCGTCGTCCGGCGACGGGCTCGCGCTGCTGGACCGGAAGAACGCCAGCCTGCTCACGCTCGACCGCGACGGCCGCGAGGTGGGCCGGACCAAGATCCCGCAGCGACCGGCCGGCGGCCGGGACAAGCCCGAGTCGAACCTGTACCGCGGCGACGACTCCCGGGTGTACGTCGAGAACGGGACCGGCGACCGGGTCGTCGTGGTGGACCGCGACGGCCGGACCGAGTCCGTCGAGGTCGGACCGGGGGACGACCGCAAGGCCACCGCGAAGCCGACGATCACGCCGCCGGTGAAGCCGCGGACCACGATCCCGCCGCGCACCACACCACCGAAGACCACACCACCCAAGACCACACCACCGAAGCCGCCGAGGTCCACGCCGCCGAGCACGCGCCGGCCCGAGACACCGCCGCCGACCAGGAAGACGACCCCGCCCGGACGCGAGAACACACCGGACAGACCGAGGGCGACACCACCGAAAACCACGCCACCAAAGACGAAACCGCCCACACCGCCGAAACCTACAGCGAAGCCCGGCCGCCCCGGCGCGCCGCTGAACGTGTCCGCCCGCTTCGTCGACACCGACGCCGTCGTCACCTGGGGCGCTGCGGCGGCGCACGGCGCGACCATCACGTCGTACCGGCTGAGCTGGACCGGCGGATCCACGACGGTCAGCGGGGCGACACGATCCGCGCTGATCCCAGGCCTGAAGTCGAGTACGGCGTACGCGTTCACGATCAGCGCGGTGAACAGCGTCGGCGCCGGACCGGCCGTCAGGTCGAACCGGATCGAGCGGAAATGGAACCCGGCCGAGTCGCCGCGCGAACTGCTGGTGAAGGACGACGGCACCAGCGGACGGCTGACGCTCGGCTGGATGCAGCCGACGATGGGCGACGGCACGTTCCTGCGGTACGAGGTCGCGATCGGCTCGCGCACCGCGCCGCCGCGCGTGACGTCGACCAGCACGCAGGCGACGATCACCGGACTCACCGACGGGACGGCGTACACGTTCTACGTCCGCGCGATCACGAGGGCGTCGGACGGCCAGCAGGTCGTCGGCAAGTACACGAGCCTGTCCGCGACGTCGATCGCCGCGGAGGCGCCGACCAAGCGGGTCGTGGCGTCCCGCGGCGAGGGTACGACGTACGGCGACAACTGCCGGCAGCCGGAGTGCGCGTACATCCAGATCCGGCTGGAGAACCTGCGCCCGAACACGACGTACAGCATGAAGCCGTACACGTCCGAATGGGGCAACTTCAACCCCGGCTACAGCACCAAGACCGACGGCAAGGGCCAGCTCCTGGTCCCCGACCAGTTCCCCTGCAGCGCCGTAGGCCAACTCACCTGGGTCACCGTCACCGGCCCCGAAGGCACCTACACGTCCAACAAGTTCTTCTGGAAAGCCGACGACTAG
- a CDS encoding SAM-dependent methyltransferase has protein sequence MPDANEQVTETAPSPGFDLTKPSIARTYDYLLGGKDNFAVDRAFGDRFVNELPGSQQIVLDNRGVLVRAVDEIVRHTPVRQFIDFGSGLPTANNVHQVAQRYAPETKVVYVDNDPIVLAHGRALLAENKNTSVIQADLRDPASIYEDDEIQRLIDFDRPVGLIFCAVLHHMNDDEDPKGAVRYWHDRIAAGSPVFISHFRSQNDPKTKAIQDIMQGTLGRGTWRSEQEILDLYGDGFTVQPPGLVPAAEWRNDDTPDDLTDWQHLIAAVLAVKN, from the coding sequence ATGCCGGATGCGAACGAGCAGGTGACGGAAACCGCGCCGTCCCCGGGCTTCGACCTGACCAAGCCGAGTATCGCGCGCACCTACGACTACCTGCTGGGCGGCAAGGACAACTTCGCGGTCGACCGCGCGTTCGGGGACCGCTTCGTCAACGAGCTGCCCGGCTCGCAGCAGATCGTGCTCGACAACCGCGGTGTGCTGGTGCGGGCGGTCGACGAGATCGTCCGGCACACGCCGGTCCGGCAGTTCATCGACTTCGGCAGCGGCCTGCCGACCGCGAACAACGTGCACCAGGTCGCCCAGCGGTACGCGCCGGAGACCAAGGTCGTGTACGTCGACAACGACCCGATCGTGCTCGCCCACGGCCGCGCGCTGCTGGCGGAGAACAAGAACACCAGCGTCATCCAGGCCGACCTGCGCGACCCCGCGTCGATCTACGAGGACGACGAGATCCAGCGCCTGATCGATTTCGACCGGCCGGTCGGGCTGATCTTCTGCGCGGTCCTGCACCACATGAACGACGACGAGGACCCGAAGGGCGCGGTCCGCTACTGGCACGACCGGATCGCGGCCGGCAGCCCGGTCTTCATCTCGCACTTCCGCAGCCAGAACGACCCGAAGACCAAGGCCATCCAGGACATCATGCAAGGCACCCTGGGCCGCGGCACCTGGCGCTCCGAACAGGAGATCCTCGACCTCTACGGCGATGGCTTCACCGTCCAGCCCCCCGGCCTCGTCCCCGCCGCCGAATGGCGCAACGACGACACCCCCGACGACCTCACCGACTGGCAACACCTCATCGCCGCAGTCCTCGCCGTCAAGAACTAG
- a CDS encoding DUF3488 and transglutaminase-like domain-containing protein, whose protein sequence is MSRRQTIAVLAAVLIGGLCFGPVFGVRNLWLPVGAVCLITYVVTEICRHWLAAWRPVLIVLGGLLAVVETVLRATTLAGLPTAASIRALGQGLTGWRLTLESTWPARPEPELVVFVPLLALIGCLLAVELLDRTPPLVALLPGLGVIGASQLYIAADGWSAVLIAVALGLIVVALLIPDNLEYRRIAPWMATAVVTVAAIVCGLVVSAIDPAGRTPYSLQKVQSAGAPGVRQTSPLDELASRLSSKQRDDVVFRYRASQPVDRWRQVALDDFDGVNWTTDHPFLRMGSELTPGSDVRVPTTLEQATVQLENLDGPWLPSQLLPATVSGVPDPQVEPIGGTLMSAGRPGSYDLTWRKPDIDAAYLLSAGIAGDAPGGLNDLGPVPPEIASIDPLQGKRATFATAIALEKYLRQHYRVAVGDKLPTGYGWPQLKRFLVDSGGAQAAAKEPGTSAQFAAAYVVLARLNGIPARLAVGFRGPAEPENGYYVVRNSDAFAWPEVAVDGVGWWPLDPAADAATGKTTVAGSIDEITSQARAAVPSVEKIEDPEVPPQTDDADDGDGIGLPRIPLPVVFAVSAGLLLLWLAGVPLLKIARASRRRRRPGSAGVVGAWAEARDRLRAYGVPVTPGMTVRDLVEAAKELPDTAPGLARVAQAVDQALWSGAATTPEVKEHAWAGVRELRKALRGRPWGDRFQASLELRTLFTR, encoded by the coding sequence ATGAGCCGGCGGCAGACGATCGCTGTGCTCGCCGCCGTACTGATCGGTGGGCTGTGCTTCGGGCCGGTGTTCGGGGTCCGCAACCTGTGGCTGCCGGTCGGTGCGGTGTGCCTGATCACGTACGTCGTCACGGAGATCTGCCGGCACTGGCTCGCCGCCTGGCGGCCGGTGCTGATCGTTCTCGGCGGCCTGCTCGCCGTCGTCGAAACGGTGCTCCGGGCAACTACTCTCGCCGGACTGCCTACGGCCGCGTCGATTCGCGCGCTGGGACAGGGATTGACGGGTTGGCGGCTGACGCTGGAGTCGACCTGGCCGGCGCGTCCGGAGCCCGAGCTCGTGGTCTTCGTGCCGCTGCTCGCGTTGATCGGCTGCCTGCTCGCCGTCGAGCTGCTCGACCGTACGCCGCCGCTCGTCGCGCTGCTGCCCGGACTCGGTGTCATCGGCGCGAGCCAGTTGTACATCGCAGCGGACGGGTGGAGCGCCGTACTGATCGCGGTCGCGCTCGGGCTGATCGTGGTCGCGCTGCTGATCCCGGACAACCTCGAGTACCGGCGGATCGCGCCCTGGATGGCGACCGCGGTCGTGACCGTCGCCGCGATCGTGTGCGGGCTGGTCGTCAGCGCGATCGACCCGGCCGGGCGGACGCCGTACTCGCTGCAGAAGGTGCAGTCCGCGGGTGCTCCCGGCGTACGGCAGACGAGTCCGCTGGACGAGCTGGCCAGCCGACTGAGCTCGAAGCAGCGCGACGACGTGGTGTTCCGGTACCGGGCGTCGCAGCCGGTGGATCGCTGGCGGCAGGTCGCGCTCGACGACTTCGACGGGGTGAACTGGACGACCGATCACCCGTTCCTGCGGATGGGTTCGGAGCTGACGCCCGGGTCCGACGTCCGGGTGCCGACCACCCTCGAGCAGGCGACCGTGCAGCTGGAGAACCTGGACGGACCGTGGCTGCCCAGTCAGTTGCTTCCGGCAACTGTCAGCGGGGTGCCGGATCCGCAGGTGGAGCCGATCGGCGGGACGCTGATGTCGGCCGGCCGGCCCGGTTCTTACGACCTGACCTGGCGGAAGCCGGACATCGACGCGGCGTACCTGCTGAGCGCGGGCATCGCGGGTGACGCACCGGGCGGGCTGAACGACCTCGGCCCGGTGCCGCCGGAGATCGCGTCGATCGACCCGCTGCAGGGCAAGCGGGCGACGTTCGCGACGGCGATCGCGCTGGAGAAGTACCTCCGGCAGCACTACCGGGTCGCGGTGGGGGACAAGCTGCCGACCGGGTACGGGTGGCCGCAGCTGAAGAGGTTCCTCGTCGACTCCGGGGGCGCGCAGGCCGCCGCGAAGGAGCCGGGGACCAGTGCGCAGTTCGCGGCCGCGTACGTCGTCCTCGCGCGGCTGAACGGGATCCCGGCGCGGCTGGCGGTCGGGTTCCGCGGGCCGGCCGAGCCCGAGAACGGGTACTACGTGGTGCGGAACTCGGACGCCTTCGCCTGGCCCGAGGTGGCTGTCGACGGGGTCGGCTGGTGGCCGCTGGACCCGGCCGCGGACGCGGCGACCGGGAAGACCACGGTCGCCGGGTCCATCGACGAGATCACCAGCCAGGCGCGGGCCGCCGTACCGTCGGTCGAGAAGATCGAGGATCCGGAGGTCCCGCCGCAGACCGACGACGCGGACGACGGCGACGGGATCGGGCTGCCGCGGATCCCGCTGCCGGTGGTGTTCGCGGTGTCGGCGGGGCTCCTGCTGCTGTGGCTGGCCGGCGTACCGCTGCTGAAGATCGCGCGGGCGTCGCGGCGCCGGCGGCGTCCCGGAAGCGCGGGCGTGGTCGGGGCGTGGGCCGAGGCGCGGGACCGATTGCGTGCGTACGGCGTACCGGTGACGCCTGGGATGACTGTGCGTGACCTCGTCGAGGCCGCGAAGGAGCTCCCGGACACCGCGCCCGGGCTGGCTCGGGTCGCGCAGGCCGTCGACCAGGCGTTGTGGTCCGGAGCGGCGACCACGCCGGAGGTCAAGGAGCACGCGTGGGCCGGGGTTCGCGAGCTCCGGAAGGCGCTGCGCGGACGGCCGTGGGGCGACCGGTTCCAGGCGTCGCTGGAGTTGCGGACGCTGTTCACCCGCTAG
- a CDS encoding DUF58 domain-containing protein: MRLTGRGTAVLLGSVAAYALGELAGYAVFRALAGIGIGSLIAATVLTVRQPHVTVHRVLSPDRVERGRPALATLRVRNEGTRWQAAFAAHDSAGDERQEVKIRRLGPGSEATYRYELPTSRRGRIAVGPLTLERRDPLGLARNSKATGEVATLWVHPKRHPTKTVVAGRPRHHHVGRTADDSLRGSADLRDVRPYVVGDEVRHLHWKATARTGQLMVRDYADPDQPRLTVLLDTRREPLSAATFEEATEVAASILFAASTAGHRCRLVTTAGADLAAPGGAVASRMFLDELCVVEQRDDKSGLVPQVLTTGTSAGGAIVVVTGARGSAADFAPLLSRYSSVTVIGLGEAQGVAPILSAQVVLGGSAREALQQWTGVLQ, translated from the coding sequence ATGAGGCTGACCGGACGCGGGACGGCCGTGCTGCTCGGATCCGTCGCCGCCTACGCACTGGGCGAACTGGCCGGGTACGCCGTGTTCCGCGCGCTGGCCGGGATAGGGATCGGGTCGCTGATCGCGGCGACCGTGCTGACCGTCCGGCAGCCGCATGTGACCGTGCACCGGGTTCTCTCACCGGACCGGGTCGAACGAGGCCGGCCCGCGCTTGCCACGTTGCGCGTCCGGAACGAGGGCACCCGCTGGCAGGCCGCATTCGCCGCGCACGACTCGGCCGGTGACGAGCGCCAGGAGGTGAAGATCCGGCGCCTCGGCCCGGGCAGCGAGGCGACGTACCGGTATGAGCTGCCGACCTCGCGCCGCGGCAGGATCGCGGTCGGCCCGTTGACCCTGGAGCGCCGCGACCCGCTCGGCCTGGCCCGCAACAGCAAGGCGACCGGTGAGGTCGCGACGCTGTGGGTGCACCCGAAACGGCACCCGACGAAGACGGTGGTCGCGGGCCGCCCGCGGCACCACCACGTCGGTCGTACGGCGGACGACTCGCTGCGCGGATCCGCCGACCTGCGCGACGTGCGGCCGTACGTCGTCGGTGACGAGGTCCGGCACCTGCACTGGAAGGCGACGGCGCGGACGGGTCAGCTGATGGTGCGCGACTACGCCGATCCTGACCAGCCGCGACTGACCGTCCTGCTGGACACCCGCCGTGAACCGTTGTCGGCGGCAACCTTCGAGGAGGCGACCGAGGTCGCCGCGTCGATTCTGTTCGCCGCGTCCACGGCCGGTCACCGTTGCAGGCTGGTGACCACGGCCGGCGCGGATCTCGCCGCCCCGGGCGGTGCCGTCGCGTCGCGGATGTTCCTCGACGAGCTGTGTGTGGTGGAGCAGCGCGACGACAAGTCGGGGCTGGTGCCGCAGGTGCTCACGACCGGGACGTCCGCGGGGGGAGCGATCGTCGTCGTCACCGGTGCACGTGGATCGGCCGCGGACTTCGCGCCGCTGCTCAGCCGGTACTCGTCGGTGACCGTCATCGGTCTCGGTGAGGCGCAGGGCGTGGCGCCGATCCTCAGCGCCCAGGTCGTCCTCGGCGGCTCGGCGCGGGAGGCTCTGCAGCAGTGGACCGGAGTACTGCAATGA